CTCGACGGCGTTGGCGGCACCACGTGACCCGATCTCCTCGTCTGCGGTAAGTAGAAGATGCGCGGGGGTTCCACGTTTGGTAGCAGCCACCAGTGCGAATACTGCTGCAGCGAGTCCGCCCTTCATGTCAACGCTACCGCGACCAAGCAGCCGGTCACCGTCGATAGCTCCACCCAATGGGTCGGTGGTCCATAAGTCCGGGGATGTAATCGGGACGGTATCGGTATGGCAAGCAAAGACAACCGCAGGCTCGCTCTTCTTTAATGCTGCTGGAGTAGATAGCAGCGTCCAAGGGCGACTCCCTCTGTACCGGTCGACGACGACGGCGCTATCTTGGGCGCTCACGAAATTAATCACCGCGTCTTGCACACGGTTCATGCCGCAGTCATCCCCGGAGACACTAGAAATTTTGACAAGCGCGGAAGCAAGATCGACGACACTCATGAGACTCCAACTCCAAAAGTCGAAAAAGCCAAGCGAGATTGCCCGGAATCCTAGACTAGACCTACTTTCTGCAGCTACTGAGAACAAGACGGGAGAGCTGTGAACCTTGTTTGGCCTCTGCACTTAAGTGCCGTGAGGCACCGCGTCCGTCGGCGTCGATGAGGGATCGCTAAAGATAGGCGCAGCGAGCTCGAGCTCAGTCACGCCAAATGTCTCGGATAATAGCTCGTCAGTACCAGGAATCCCATACACCTGAAGACCAGGAGCATGACAAGGCTCGAATCGATGCTGTTGAAGGGAAACCGCCGCAGCGATTCAGCACGATGTAGATCCGCGAGGGATGAGAACGCCCCGCACCGGTAGTTTTCCGGCGCGAGAAGTTCACACCTGCGCAATTCAGCTCTACTTCCGTTGACGCCCGCGTTTCTTGTTCGGAACCTCAGGCCCACCGAAGATTGCAGCGCCAAGATCATCGATATCGGCCGCAGTCGAGCCGTCCGAGGAACCGTCAGCAGTTTCGACCGATTCGCGCGAATCATCGTCACCCTCGGCCGTCTTACTCACACCGCGCTTCTTCGAGGGCTTACGCGCCTTTCGGCCACCCGAGCCTCGTGTGGACTGCGCCGCCGATTTCTTCGACTGTACCTGCGTACTCGAGGCCTTCTCGCGCACCGTTTTCGAGGCGCGCGACTCCCGATCAACGCTTTCGCTCGCTTCTCGCAAATTGTCGGCGAGATCGACCTGCTCGAGGCCCCGCGACAGCACGATCGGGACGACGAGCACCATGAGGGCCGCAACGACGATCACGATCCGCACGAGCGGATGCGTCGCCTCATCACCCGTGAGTGCCACGACCGCAGGCGCCGTCGCAAGCGTCATGAGCGTTGCTATCACACCGAAGCCGGAGGCACCGGCAAGAGAGAAGGTGAGCGCCAATCGCGCACGCGCCTCCGAAACTTCCGTGAGCACGCTCGAATACGCGAGCGACTCAGCGCCACCGGCCGCGCCCTGCTCCACCCGAGCGCGGGCGGCCTCACTCGAGGCGACGCGCATGTGCGCAGCGGCAGCCACGAGGCCCGACGCCGCTACAGCGCCCACCGCAAATGCCGGAAGTGAGGCTGCGCCGAGCCCGAAACCGCACAGGACCGGGGCCAGTAGTGCACACATCACCACGATTGCGGAGGTGCGGCGAAGTGCGCTTTCAAGGCCCTCGAAACCAAGGTCATCGTCAAAATCCCACGAGTCCCCAGCCCCCGCACCATCGCCTGCCCGGTCAGAAAGGGCAATGCGCGCCTCGGTCACCGCATTGGCGAGCACAGCGCGCGCGGGCGTCGCCACGAACGCCGAGACCGCAAGAACCGCAACGATCCCGAAGAAAAAGCCGAGAACGACCGTCGGCGAGTCGATGGTCAACGCACGCAGCTGCCTGTCGGCCCACAGCGCACCCTGCTGCTGTGCCGCGCGCATCGCCCCCGCAATAGGTGCCACGAGTGGAAGGGCGGCCGCGCTTGCCACAAGCGCCAGGACCGCGCCGGCAAGAGCCTTGTGGGAGGAACGATCGGCGGCGGCGTGGGGATCCTTAGCGTCAGGGCGTCCGACGCTTGCCGCGCCACCGTCGGATTCCAGGACGATACTCGCGTCGCCCGCGATCGCCGAGAATCCGCCCCACATCACTGCCGCGGCGGCAGCGGCGAGTGCGAGCAGATAGTAACCGAGGTAGGCGATTCCAGCGGCGGCCGTCGCAAGGCCCCATGCCGCGGCGATACCGAGCAGGGCGGCAATGGCGAGCAGTGCTAGTGCGCGACTGGAACCGAGGCCCACCGCCGACGGGCTGATACGCCCGAAGCGCGCCGCGACAATCCCGCGCGAGGAGCCTTCTCCCATGGCGGTCTCGGCTCGCACATGCGGCCACACGATCGCGAGGCCCGCAAGGAGGGCGAGTGCGCCTCCAATGACGAGCGCGAGACCCGTCACGAACGAGGGGTTGATCGCGTGCAACATGAGCGTATCGACCACGCTTTGCGCTTCGGGGGCATCACCCACGTTGGCGTAGAAGTCAGGGAATTGCGCGACGATCTTCTCGATGAGAGGTTCCACCTCATCACGCGCAACGGAACTGGGCGCCTGCTGAGTGCCCGAGTCGACGAAGAGTGACACGAGCAACGGGTCGTTGAATTCTCCGAGCCCCACTTCGGCCATGCGGAGATTCGCGTAGCGAGTGGGCAGCCACAGGGTGAGCAACGAGCCCACGAGAGCGAGCGGAATGATTCCCGTGAGTCCGGCGCTCACAAAACGCGAGGAACGCGTTGATCCGGCGGGTATGACACACGAAGCGATGAGCGCCGCGAGTGCGCCACAAAAGAGCAGCAGCGCGGACACTATTCCCGCGAGCCCCACAATGGGCACGCCCAGCGTCATAATCGCGCCACCAAGAAGGGCGGCAAGCGCAGCGGAATCGACGGCACGAAGAGGGCCACGGGCGAGCCTCGGCGAGAGGGAGGCGGAGGGAACGGCGTCCCGTTCACGCGAGTGCTCGAGTGCGCCAACATCGATGAGCGCTCCCGTCTCTCCCAACAGCGAGAGCGCGACACCGGAACGCAGCGCCGCCCCACCTACGGCAAGTCCGAGCGCAACGAGAAGCAAAAGCGGCCCCGCATCGGCATGTTTCACGACGACGAGGGCGATGAGCATAAGCGTTGCGGCGCCCACGCCGATTCCGCGCACGCTCCCGGGCAGGGCTCTCGCCGCAGAAAGGCGTGGCTTTCGCGGTTCATCAGTGGCGTCCGGATCGAGGCCATCGACATTCGCACGCGCGGCGAGCAGCGTGCCAAGCGCCGCCACCACGACCGCGAGGATGCTTCCCATAAACACGGATCCGCCGCGTAAAAGCCGGTCGGCCGCATCACCGGGCGCAAGCGCCACGAGAATTCCCGCGCCAAGCCCTCCCCAGAGCGCGGAATGCGAGGCAGCCGTCACGAGCGTGCCGATCCGCGGCGCACGCTCATCGACGCCGTCGCCGCCACGCGCGAGCCACACCCACGGGTGAGCGAGAGCAATGAGCGAAAGAACACCGGCCGCAACGAGCATCCAGGCGGTGTCGGCCCCGAGTGCGAAGGCGCTCATGCGAGAAGCGAGAGGACGAGCGTGCGCGTGCCCTCCTCGGTCAGGGTCACGGGCACACCCCAGTCTTGCTGGTGCATGTGGCAGGCGGGGAACTCGACGCTCGGGTCGGCGTCGCACGAGGCTGCGCGCGCACTGACGTGAATGACGCCTTCGCTGTAGTTCGGGTCGAGCTCAATCTCGCGTTCAAGCTCGCTCGACGTGCCGCCGCCGCTCACGAGCATCGCCGGCGGCGTCGTCGAAACACTCACCTGCACGGCGGGGCCGAAGGATTCGTCGAGCTTATGCCCCTCGGGAGGGGTGAAGGCGACCTTCACGGTGAGCGGCCCCGCATTCGAGACCGCAGTTGCCGGTCGTTCGGTCTGCTGCGCACCTTCATCGATGACCTGCTCAGCGGCGGGCGAAATGGAGATCCACGTGAGCTTGTGTGCGCCGGATTCCACGACGATGAGCTGCGCAAGCCCGTCAATCGGATCCACAACGATCAGGTCGCTCGGCTCCGAGAGCCCCGTCGCCACGGTCACCACGGAATCGTGAATCGGGTCGATGATGCGCACCGCGCCGTTGTAGGTATCGGCGACCGCGAGGCGACCGTCGGCGAGGACGGTAATGCCGAGCGGGTGCTGGAGCCTCGCCTTCTCGAGCGGCCCGTCCACGTGGCCGAAGTCGAACAGACCCTCGCCTACGAGAGTTGTCACCTCACTGCGGTCCGCGGCGATCACGCGCACGGCGCTCGTTTCCGCATCCGCGACGAACACGGTTCCGTTCGCATCAACCGTGACCCCCGAGGGTTGCGCCCACCACGAGCGTACGAGCGCGCCGTCCACGAGCCCCTCCTGGGTCGTGCCCGCGAGCACCGCGAGAGCACCCACGTCCACGAACTCGCCGTCGTCGTTGAGCGCCGCGGGCCTATAGGTCCACATCTGGTGGATGCCCGCCATCGCGATCACGATCTGCCCCGATACATCGTCCCACTCCACATCCCACGGAGTCGAGAGGGCGAACTGGACCGGGGTGCCCGTGCCGGTGGGCAGAGCCTGGCCTTGCATCCACTGCTCACCATTACCGGCGAGGGTAAACACATGGCTTTCGATTCGGGGGCGCAGGAGCCGACGCCTGCCGAGCTGCACACCGCGCAAACGGTGGTTCCCGGTGTCGGCAATCACGAGGTCGTAACCCACCTGGTCAGCGATCTCGGGGGGAAGCACCGCGACGCCGTTCGGCTGAGAGAATTGTGCCTCGGCCGCGTCACCGTCATTCCAGCCGCGCTCGCCCGTGCCGATCACTTCGTCGACACTCACGCCATCGGCTTCGAACACCACGAGGCGGTTTTGCCCCGCGTCGCTCACGACAATGCGCCCATCGGGCAAAAGGCCACCCTTCGAGGGGAAACGCAGTGTGTGGAGTTCGGACTGCTCGAGAACGGTCGGGGCATCGCCGCGCACGAGGCTACCGTCGGACTCCGCCTCACTCACGAGACGAGAGATGATCCCGTCAAGGTTCGCCGCGTGCCCCTCCCCCGACATTGACGCCGCGATGCGTCCGTGCGTGTCGAGAACCATGAGGGTCGGCCAGGCCTTCGCGCCATATTCGCTCCACGTGCGCAGGTCGGGATCGTCGAGAACGGGATGCTCAACGCCGTAGCGTTCGATGTTGGCGATAAGGGCGTCGTGATCGCGCTCGAACGAGAATTTCGGGGAATGCACGCCGATCACGACGACTTCTTGCGACCATTTCTCCTCGAGAGGGCGCAGCTCGTCGAGCACGTGCAGGCAGTTCACGCAGCAAAAAGTCCAAAAGTCGAGGATCACGATCTTGCCGCGCAGATCCTCAAGGCTCAGATCAACTCCGCCGGTGTTGAGCCAGGAACGGCCGAGCAGTTCGGAGGCGCGGGGGCGTGCGGTTTCGCGGAAGTTCTCGCTCGTCATGTCAGTCCTGCTTTCGGTTCGGCCAGCTCTTCACCCACGCGAGGAAGTCGGGGTCGCTCAAGGAGGAGAGCGTCACGTCGGCCACGTCGATCGGTTGCCCCGTCGAGGGGATCCCGATCAAGGTCATGCCGGCTGCTTTTGCGGCGCGCGCCCCGATTGGCGAATCCTCAAACGCGAGGCACCGGGAGGGCTCGCACCCGAGGGCTTTCGCGCCGGCCTCGTACATGTCCGGGGCGGGCTTGGGGTTTCCGACGGTACTCGCGCTTTGAAGGCTCTCAAAATATTCGATGAGACCAGCGCCCGTGAGTTTCTTCTCGAGAATCTCATGCCACGAGTTCGAAGCGACCGCGATCGGCACCTTTGTCGAGGCGAGTTCGAGGAACTCGCGCGCGCCCGGCATGACGGGAACGTCACTTCCGAGCCGCGCCTGGAAATCGTCGGTCACGAGCTGCTGCACGTGGGCGGGGTCTTGGTTCGTCATCTCGCCGAGGATCTCGGCGGTTTGCTCGAGGGTCGTGCCCATGAGCGCGCCCAGGTCCCCTTCCGTAGGCGATACGCCCGCGTCGTAGAGAACCTTGAGCTGCGTCTCGGTCCACAGCGCCTCCGTATCGAGAAGGAGGCCGTCGCAATCGGTCACGATCGCTTCGGGGATTTCGTGGCGTACGAGTCCAAGGGAGTTATACACGGGCGAATAGCCTTCGCGACGATCGGGCCACGTCGCGGCCCATTCACGAAGACCGGCATCGCCGATCGCCTCGATCTCAAGCTCGCCCTCGGGCTCCTGACCGGGGATCGTGGGAGCGACGATGAGCCGGCACCCGGCGGCGGAGGCCGCTTGCGCGCCCGTTTCCGAATCCTCGATCGCGAGGGCGCGTTCGGGGGCGACGCCGAGCAACTCGCACGCGCGCACGTAGATGTCAGGGGCGGGTTTGGGGTTCGGAACATCGTCGAGGGAGACGACGTGGTCGATGTACGGGAGGAGGCCTACGTCGGCAAGCTCGCTCACGAGCGGAGCGCGGTTGCTGTTCGAGGCCACCGCGACGGGGATGCGGGAGCTGGCGGCTTTCAGCAGTTCCGCTGCTCCCGGAAGCACGGGGATATCTTCGGCAAGCTTCGCGAAGTAGATCTTTTTGAGGGCTTCGCCCACTTCCTCGGGGATCTCCCCCGTGAGCTCGGCGATCGCGATGACCACGTCTTTCACGTCACGGCCCACAAGCCACCGGCGGCGCTCCTCGTCCATTTCGAGGGAGCGCGCCTCAAGGTACTCGACCTGAGTGTCTTCCCACAGGCTCTGGGTGTTGAGGAGAACGCCGTCACAATCGAAAACGATCGCTTCGGGCGTGAAGGTTCCGAAGGTCTCGTGGAAGGGCGCAAGGCTGGGCGAAAAAGGCTCTGCGTAGTCGCTCATAGTGCCTCCACCATACGCAGCGGCCCTGAGAAGAGACCGTTCCCATCACAGCTTTTTTGCACGCGAGCGCCCTAGCATGTGGAACGTTAATCTGGCGTCGTTCTGGAAGGCATACCCCCGCCATGACTGCACTCACACGCGGATCCGTTCTTGTGATCGGAGCCGGCCCCTCGGGCCTCGCGGCCGCAGCCGCCCTGTCCTCACTCGGGGTGGAGTTCGATCTGGTGGATACGCAAAACCACGTGGGTGGCGTGTGGAACGTCGCAAACGAGGACGCCCCAACCTGGCCGAGCATGAAGCTCGCCACCTCGAAGTCTCACACGCAGTTCGAGGATCTGCGCATGCCCGTGAGCTTCCCCTCGTTCCCCTCCACCGATGAATACGCGACCTACCTTCGCGCCTACGCCTCCCATCACGGCCTCACGGAGCGTTTTGAACCGAACAAGGCCGTGCGCAGCGCCCGCTCGTTTGGCGAGGGCCAATGGGAAGTGGATTTCTCCTCGGGCGAAGTGCGCCCCTACACCGGCATCATCGCCGCGCACGGCGTCTCGCAGCGTCCGTTCCTTCCGCCGCTGTGGCATGAGGCTCGTGAATCGGGCGTGCGCACGATTCATTCGAAGAACTTCCTCGGCGGTGAGGAAACGACCGAGAAGAACGTGCTCGTGATCGGTGGCGGCCAAGAGGCTGCCGACGTCGCCGTTGAACTCGCCAAGGCCAACCGCCGCGTGGCCCTCCATCCCACCGAGGCGCACTGGGTTGTGCCGCGCACGTGGGGCCCGTTCGCCGGTGACTCGCTCGCGAGGCTCGAGCCGACCTTCCTCGGTCGCGCCTTCAACGACACTGTCGCCGAGAAGCTCATCGAGCGCGCGATTGGCCGCCCCGAGGCCGTGGGTCTGCCAAAGCCCAAGGTTTCAGTCATGGAAGATGAGCCGATCGTCTCGGATTCCTTCCTTAAGCTCGTGGACGAGCGTCGCATCGAAGTTCTCCAGGACGGCATGCACTTGCCGTTCACGCGCTTCGATTTGATTGTCTTCGCGACCGGCTACGAACCGGGCGTCGACTACCTCGACCCCGCGTACACGAGCGACCTTTCACTCGGGGCCTTCCCTCGTTCGCGCCGCGACCTTGCCGTGCTCG
The window above is part of the Dermabacter vaginalis genome. Proteins encoded here:
- a CDS encoding thioredoxin-like domain-containing protein, with protein sequence MTSENFRETARPRASELLGRSWLNTGGVDLSLEDLRGKIVILDFWTFCCVNCLHVLDELRPLEEKWSQEVVVIGVHSPKFSFERDHDALIANIERYGVEHPVLDDPDLRTWSEYGAKAWPTLMVLDTHGRIAASMSGEGHAANLDGIISRLVSEAESDGSLVRGDAPTVLEQSELHTLRFPSKGGLLPDGRIVVSDAGQNRLVVFEADGVSVDEVIGTGERGWNDGDAAEAQFSQPNGVAVLPPEIADQVGYDLVIADTGNHRLRGVQLGRRRLLRPRIESHVFTLAGNGEQWMQGQALPTGTGTPVQFALSTPWDVEWDDVSGQIVIAMAGIHQMWTYRPAALNDDGEFVDVGALAVLAGTTQEGLVDGALVRSWWAQPSGVTVDANGTVFVADAETSAVRVIAADRSEVTTLVGEGLFDFGHVDGPLEKARLQHPLGITVLADGRLAVADTYNGAVRIIDPIHDSVVTVATGLSEPSDLIVVDPIDGLAQLIVVESGAHKLTWISISPAAEQVIDEGAQQTERPATAVSNAGPLTVKVAFTPPEGHKLDESFGPAVQVSVSTTPPAMLVSGGGTSSELEREIELDPNYSEGVIHVSARAASCDADPSVEFPACHMHQQDWGVPVTLTEEGTRTLVLSLLA
- a CDS encoding HAD family hydrolase, translated to MSDYAEPFSPSLAPFHETFGTFTPEAIVFDCDGVLLNTQSLWEDTQVEYLEARSLEMDEERRRWLVGRDVKDVVIAIAELTGEIPEEVGEALKKIYFAKLAEDIPVLPGAAELLKAASSRIPVAVASNSNRAPLVSELADVGLLPYIDHVVSLDDVPNPKPAPDIYVRACELLGVAPERALAIEDSETGAQAASAAGCRLIVAPTIPGQEPEGELEIEAIGDAGLREWAATWPDRREGYSPVYNSLGLVRHEIPEAIVTDCDGLLLDTEALWTETQLKVLYDAGVSPTEGDLGALMGTTLEQTAEILGEMTNQDPAHVQQLVTDDFQARLGSDVPVMPGAREFLELASTKVPIAVASNSWHEILEKKLTGAGLIEYFESLQSASTVGNPKPAPDMYEAGAKALGCEPSRCLAFEDSPIGARAAKAAGMTLIGIPSTGQPIDVADVTLSSLSDPDFLAWVKSWPNRKQD
- a CDS encoding NAD(P)-binding domain-containing protein, with product MTALTRGSVLVIGAGPSGLAAAAALSSLGVEFDLVDTQNHVGGVWNVANEDAPTWPSMKLATSKSHTQFEDLRMPVSFPSFPSTDEYATYLRAYASHHGLTERFEPNKAVRSARSFGEGQWEVDFSSGEVRPYTGIIAAHGVSQRPFLPPLWHEARESGVRTIHSKNFLGGEETTEKNVLVIGGGQEAADVAVELAKANRRVALHPTEAHWVVPRTWGPFAGDSLARLEPTFLGRAFNDTVAEKLIERAIGRPEAVGLPKPKVSVMEDEPIVSDSFLKLVDERRIEVLQDGMHLPFTRFDLIVFATGYEPGVDYLDPAYTSDLSLGAFPRSRRDLAVLGQVRVLGGVTPILTQQADIAAYAMKELLDELETGTPSPALARFEKLKSRADADVHRTAPRQSGAGLRGAVSGVASRVRTATHSTRIAEQTPWNEQSSLDSLPEDQPIRLPLTDRERLLARLATARAIFEK